The Dermacentor variabilis isolate Ectoservices chromosome 4, ASM5094787v1, whole genome shotgun sequence genome contains the following window.
ttctgtgaattgcatctcatatacatctaaagcggacaagattgatatgctacacatgaatctcaacatgtgtaaatacagcttttgcagaaaccttgtacacaacgtaacaaacttAATCGAACTTATTCGcgttgaatgatctaatggatgccgattacagaaccgcgatatctgttcttgacggagagctattaatttgttaacttcgtgcttctattttttcgaacttttgaatttttgaaaatctttttcacGAAATTTAGGCCATAAATCTAAATTCCGCtccaaacagtcactagaatttaactttctctctcaaatgcaacaaatttaattaaaataggtgcaggggttatctcagagaagcgtttttgcgttttaaatgtatctgaataggccgcgtcggagttgggcccaagctaaagcatgaaaccgccggcttcttggccaatcctccgcAGTGGGTTAGCGCCACCACATGAAACTCTATGAACGCCACAAATGAGGAGCAAGCAAGCATTTGACAAAAGACGCGCTGGCGACCAGCGAGGTTGCGTGATAAATAATGCGTGGTGAAAATGCCGCGATATGACCTTGCGTGATGAATCACCAGCAGTAGTCACCACAAGCAGGAACGTCGCCGCTTTGCCCATGCTTTgcccaatgcctcctttactttGCTTTGCCTGGGCTTTCCGCTTTCCTGTTACGCCAGTTTCACTAGAGGTTTCACTTCCTTTTCCTGAGGGCCTTTTCTGAGAAATGCACCATTCTTGCCTTGAAATTATCTATTAAGGTTGAGTTCGTACTGTACAAGCATATAAAGCTTTACTACAACAATAATAGGCATTTACTATATGTTTCCAAGTTACACATTTATGTCGTATTAATTTTTGTAACTATCAGCATCATCAATAGGTATCAAGTTTTGCATCAAGTTTTCCTCTCCCCTTCACGCTTTCCTTCATCCCTCCTTTTCTCCTCCCCTGGCCCGTGAAGCCTTGCGGGCCGGCCAGCCATGGCTGCTCAACGCTCGTCAACCTAACAAATCTTCAGGGCTGGCCTCTGCGTCTAGTCGCCGAAACCGTGTTTTGTAAGTATACATTCGCATTAACATATAATGTGCGGCTTCTTATTCTGGGAACTTCCTTGAGCTTTAGTTAGCGCGAACTTCAGCATTGCTAAAGGGTAACGCCCATCAAACACGCCTTTAGCGCGTTTTGGTGTAATGATCGAGTCATTTTCCTTCACTTTTTCCGTAAACAGCCGATTTGCTAGTCAGCAGGTTGTCTTACGCTGCTACGCTTTCGCATAAATTGACCCCACAACAGACCTTACGTTTGCTCCCGTAAGAGGAAACTCCACTGTCCGACTTTTGTTTGCGCTGCAGGCTAATATCGTCCCCAAAAAGATTACGGCGTGGTGCTTGCAACACTCAGCTGCTTGCTAGGAACCTTCTGCATGGAGCAAAGATGCTTCGTACGTGCAGCTTTGAAGGGACTCGAGCACTTACGTTTATCTGCACGTAAACAACCTAGAGGGGATAATGCCGAAATCAAGGTTACAGCTTTGTAAGCTCGCCTTTCAATACACTGTCTTGTTCCTGCCGTTGCTTCTTGTTACTAAAGTGGCACGCGTCGCAGATCGCAGCCGACCGGTGGCAGCCAGACTACCCAAGATGCAGCTGAGCAGTCGTGCCAAGCATTTGCTGCACTGTTGCCTCTGCGTGGGGCTGATACTGGCCTTCGAGGTGTTCACGGGAGGCATCCACCTCTGGAAGTTCAGTTACGATGATCTGGACCCTGTGGAGCAGTATGGCTGGCCCTTGACAATCGTGCTGTACCTGATGCGGCTACTGACGGTGTTAGCGTTGCCTCagtgcatttgcaactgcttaGGCTTGCTGCTGTACAACGCATTTCCGGAGAAAGTGCGTGTCAAAGGCTCGCCTCTGCTGGCGCCCTTCATCTGCATACGCGTTGTTACGCGTGGCGACTACCCAGATCTTGTGCGGACCAACGTCGCGCGGAACATTGAAACCTGTGCTGAAGTTGGTTTGGAGAACTTTATCGTGGAAATTGTCACAGACAAGCCCCTTGGACTGGCCAAACACCCCCGCGTTCGGGAAGTGGTAGTGCCGTCCTCCTACCGGCCCAAAAGCGGTGCCCTATTCAAGGCGCGGGCTCTGCAGTACTGCCTTGAAGACGATGTAAGCATCCTGGGTGATGACGACTGGATTGTGCACTTAGACGAAGAGACCCTAATGACAGAAGACTCTGTGCGAGGTATCCTCAACTTTACCCTGGATGGCAAACATGCCTTTGGCCAAGGCCTCATCACATATGCCAATGAACGTGTGGTCAATTGGGTTACTACCCTTGCTGACAGCTTCCGTGTGGCTGACGACATGGGTAAGCTGCGCTTCCAGTTCTGGGCCTTCCACAGGCCCCTGTTTAGCTGGAAAGGCTCCTACGTTGTGACCCGGGCAGGTGCCGAGCGCAAGGTGTCCTTTGACCATGGTCCAGATGGCTCCATTGCTGAGGACTGCTTCTTCAGCATGGTGGCATACCGTGAAGGCTACACGTTTGACTTCATTC
Protein-coding sequences here:
- the egh gene encoding beta-1,4-mannosyltransferase egh translates to MQLSSRAKHLLHCCLCVGLILAFEVFTGGIHLWKFSYDDLDPVEQYGWPLTIVLYLMRLLTVLALPQCICNCLGLLLYNAFPEKVRVKGSPLLAPFICIRVVTRGDYPDLVRTNVARNIETCAEVGLENFIVEIVTDKPLGLAKHPRVREVVVPSSYRPKSGALFKARALQYCLEDDVSILGDDDWIVHLDEETLMTEDSVRGILNFTLDGKHAFGQGLITYANERVVNWVTTLADSFRVADDMGKLRFQFWAFHRPLFSWKGSYVVTRAGAERKVSFDHGPDGSIAEDCFFSMVAYREGYTFDFIPGEMWEKSPFSFWDFLQQRKRWLQGIFLVVHSSAIPLRHKLFLALALYSWATIPLSTSNLILAAFCPIPCPAVLNFLCAFVGAMNLYMYIFGVIKSFSLYRMGPVRFFLCLLGALSTIPFNVAIENVAVLWGCFGKKHRFYVVSKQLERPINV